CGGCTTCGGCCGCGGGGCGGCCTTCTTGGCCTCGATCTCCTTGGCCCTCTCCCGCTCCTGCTCGCGGTCGATCTTCTTGGTCAGGAAGTGCTGCTGGCCCAGGGTCCAGACGTTGTTGGCCAGCCAGTACAGCAGGACCGCGATCGGCAGGAACCACCCGGAGATGATCGCGCCGATCGGCGCGACGTACATCATGAACTTGGCCATCACCGCCGACTGCGGGTTGGCCATCGCCGCGTCGGTCTGCTTCTTCACCGACAGCCGCATGGTGAAGAAGGTGGCCACCGAGGCGATGATCATCAGCGGGATGCCGACGACCATCATCGAGGTGCGGTTGGTGCCGAACAGCGCCAGCTCGGCCTCGGGCTGGGTGATCCAGTTCGACAGCTTCGCGCCGAAGATGGACGCGTTGATGAACGACTCGACGCCCTGGGCGTCGAAGATGAAGTTGCTCTGCGCGCCCGGGTGGAAGTTCCGGAGGACGTGGAACAGGCTCAGGAAGACCGGGATCTGCAGGAGCGCGGGGAGGCAGCCGCCGAGCGGGTTGACCCCGTGCTCGGACTGCAGCTTCTGCATCTCCTGCGCCATGCGCTGGCGGTCGTTCTTGTACTTCTCCCGCAGCTTCTGGATCTGCGGGGCGAACTTCGCCATCTTGCGCCCGGCCCGCATCTGGCTGATGGCGGGCTTGAGCAGCACCACGCGGAGCGTGAAGACCAGGAAGAACACCGCGAGCGCCCAAGCGAAGCCGTTGTCCTCGCCGAGCACGGCGCCGAAGACCTTGTGCCAGAACCACAAGATCGCCGACACCGGGTAGAGGATGAAGGAGAAGAAGCTTTCCACTCAGTCACTCCTGGTCTGGGGCCAGTCCTGGACACGGCCCGCCCGTCCGGCGCTCCCGGGGCGTGCGCGGTCGGCCGAACCGCGCGGGATCGGCCATTCCCAGGGTGCCATGCCGTGGTGCGGCAGCCCCCGGGAGGGGGACGTAGCGCACACGGAGTGACGAGGCGGGCGCCCCGTCCCAGGGGCCGCCCGCGCTCCTGCTGCTTCTCGGGTCGACGGCCCTGACCTGCGCCGATGAGCTCAGCGCTTGAGGGCGCGCGACACGATCCGGCCGCCGTAGAGGTAGATCAGGGCGGCGAGGCCGTAGTTGAGCACCACGCCGATCGTCGCGTCCCCGGGCTGGAACACGTCGCCGAGGCCGAACACGAAGAACTTCGCGGTCCCGTAGGTGAACGACACGAAGCCGTTCTCCTGGTTGGCCCCGGTGACCACGAAGATCACGTGCAGCACGAAGATCAGCGCGA
This region of Saccharopolyspora hordei genomic DNA includes:
- the yidC gene encoding membrane protein insertase YidC encodes the protein MESFFSFILYPVSAILWFWHKVFGAVLGEDNGFAWALAVFFLVFTLRVVLLKPAISQMRAGRKMAKFAPQIQKLREKYKNDRQRMAQEMQKLQSEHGVNPLGGCLPALLQIPVFLSLFHVLRNFHPGAQSNFIFDAQGVESFINASIFGAKLSNWITQPEAELALFGTNRTSMMVVGIPLMIIASVATFFTMRLSVKKQTDAAMANPQSAVMAKFMMYVAPIGAIISGWFLPIAVLLYWLANNVWTLGQQHFLTKKIDREQERERAKEIEAKKAAPRPKPGQKPVRQNGKDNGAAEGSKATATATSGKPKSTNGQRPGGRQGSKKNRPGKQASSAKKGKKRR